In Phycisphaerae bacterium RAS1, the genomic window CGCTCGCCGGGCGCCATTCACATGCTTCGGGCGCGGGCGCACGACCGGCTGCGCGAGCTGCTCGGGTCGCCTTCCGATTTTTTCTCGCGCGGTGCGTGAAGCCTGTGCCGGTTTCTCGCTGCTGATCCTTCGGGCCGAGGGATTATGTCGAGTTCTTCCGAGCCGCCGAATCGCGATGACGACCTGGTGACCGCCGCCGCCCGGCAGATTGAGACGCTGCGCGCCGCCGACGAGGCGCGGGTTGAGGCGTCGCGCCGCGCGCATGCGTTCGCCGGGTACGAGCTGCTGGGCGAGCGGCATCGCGGCGGGCAAGGCGTGGTGTACGAAGCGCTGCAGCGGGCCACGAAGCGGAAGGTCGCCATCAAGGTCCTCTACGACGGGCCGGAGGCGGGGCTGACCAGCCGGCGGCGCTTCGAGCGCGAAGTCGAAATTCTCAGCCAGCTTCGCCATCCGAACATCGTCACGGTGCACGACAGCGGCGAGACGGAGGGGCGTTTCTTCTACGTGATGGACCTGGTCCAGGGAGTTCCGCTGGATCGCTGGTTCGAAGCCCGCCGGGCCCAGCGGGACGCCGAGGGGTCCTGGTACAAGACCAGCCGCGCGACGATCGAGCCGACGCTCACGCTGTTCGCGAAGATCTGCGACGCGGTCAACGCCGCCCACCTGCGCGGCGTCATTCATCGCGACCTCAAGCCGGGCAACGTCCTGATTGACGGCGCCGGCGAGCCGCGCGTGCTGGACTTCGGTCTGGCGAAATTCACGGTGGCGCTGCCGGATGATCCGTCGTCGATGGTCACGATGACGCAAACCGGGCAGTTCATCGGCTCGCTGCCCTGGTCCAGCCCGGAGCAGGCCTCCGGCGCCGCCAGCGACACGGATACGCGCACCGACGTTTACGCCCTCGGCGTGCTGCTCTACCAGGCGATCACCGGGCAATACCCCTATCGCGTCGTCGGAAGCATCAGCGACGTGGTGCACGAAATCTGCCACACGGAGCCGAAATCACTGCAAGCGACGCTGCGCGACAGCGTCGCGACGGCGCGCGGCGCGGCGCGGCTGCGGCTGGTGGATGACGAACTGGAGACGATCGTCGCCAAATGCCTGAGCAAGGACCGCGAGCGCCGTTACCAGACAGCCGGCGACCTGGCGCGCGACTTGCGGCATTACCTCAGCCGCGAGCCGATCGAAGCGCGGCGCGACAGCCGCTGGTACATCCTGAAGAAGCAGTTGGCGCGGCACCGGATCGCGGTCGGCGTGGCGGCGGCGTTCGTCGTGACGGTCACCGCCGGTCTGGCGGTTTCGCTCAACTTCTGGCGGCAGGCCAGCGTACAGCGCGACCTGGCGCTGAGGAATGAGCAGGCGGCCAGGAAGCGATTCGATGAAGTCCGCAAGCTGGCGCGCGTGTTCATCTTCGACATGAACGACCGCATCGCGCCGCTGGCGGGCGCGACGCCCGTGCGGCAGGCGCTGGTCTCCACCGCGCTCAAGTATCTCGAAAGCCTGGCCCTCGACGCCGGCGACGACGCGGAGCTGCTCTCCGAGCTGGCCGACAGCTACGACCGCATCGGCGACGTGCAGGGAAATCCCGGCGCACCCAATCTGAACGACTCCGCCGGCGCGATGGCGAGCTATGAAAAGGCGCTCGCCCTGAGACGCAAGCTTCTGGAGGCCGATCCGAAGAACCCGGAGCGGTTGCGAAGCCTGTCGAAGACGCAACTGAACATCGGCGACATGCTGAACGTCGTCGGCCGCCTCCAGGACGGGCTGGCGCAGTATGACGCCAGCCGGGCGCTCATCCAGCCGCTTTACGACGCGGCTCCCGGCGATCCGCGCCTGATCCGCGACCTGGCGATCGTGCTGGACCGGATCGCGAACGGGCACGAACAGATGGGGCGCTTCGACGCGGCCCTGGACGCCGTCCGCGCCAGCCGCGAGCTGCACCGACAGTTCCTGAAGGCCCTGCCCGAGAACAAGGGCCGGCGGACCAACCTGGCCAGCGCCGACATGCACCTGGGCGACATCCTGCTCAACCTGGGTCGACCCGGCGAGGCGCTCGAATGCTATCGCTCCGCGGCCGGGCAACTGGCGGCGCTGGCGGATGAGGACCCCGCCAATACGCGGCGGCAGCGCGACGTGGCCCTGGCGCAGGAGCGGATCGGCAACGCCGCGTTCGAGCTCGGCTGCTATGACGACGCGCTGCCGATTTACGAGCGCCGCGTGGAGACCGCCCGCCAGCTTCTGGAGGCCGATCCGACCAACGCGATGCTGCGATTCGACCTGCCGATCTGCTGCTCGCAGCTCGGGATTCTCCTGCTGCAACTGGATCGGCCGGCCGAGGCGCTCGAGTGGTTTCTGGACAGCGCCGCGGCGGCGCAGGAAGTCGCCCAGGCCAATCCCGGCAATCGCGACGCGCGCCTGAGCGTCGCGATGCGACTATTCCAGGTGGGCGACGCGCTGGCGAAGCTTCGGCGAAACGAGACGGCGGAAGCCGTGTATCGCGACGTGCTGGCGATGTACGACGAGCTATGCGAAGCCGATCCGGACAACGCCGACGCCGCCACCTACGCCGCGCGAACCTGCTTCAACCTCGGCGCCGTCACGCAGAACCGCGCCGAGCTGGCGCCGCCGGAGCAGGCGATCGAGCTGCTCCGCGCGGCGCGAAAGTGGTACGTGCGCTGCGGCGAGACGTTCGAGGCCATGCAGAAACGCGGAATGGGCGGGACGGACGGGGCCCGGGCCGTCACGTTCGTACCCGAGACGATCGCGAAATGCGACGAGGCGATCGCCGAGTGCGTCCGCCGCGCCGCCGCGGCGACTCAGCCCGCGAGCGGCTCGTAGCATGTTCACGAACCCGATCATCCCGGTGACGCTCGCCGGACGCCATGTGCGGCTGGCGCCGCTGACGCTGGAGCACGCGCCCGGGCTGCTGGCCGCGGGGCGCGACGAGCCGATCTGGACCTGGCTGATTCGCGAGCCGCTGCGCAGCGTCGACGATGCGCGGGGGTATATCTCCGATGCGCTGGAGCAGCAGGCGCGCGGGACGCAGCTTGCGTTCGTCACGCTGGACGCGGCGTGCGGCGAAGTGATCGGCTCGACGCGCTACCTGAACATCTTGCCGGCCGACCGCGTGCTGGAGATCGGTTGGACGTGGCTGAGCGTTGCGCGGCAGCGCACCGCCGCCAATACGGAGTGCAAGTACCTGCTGCTGCGGCACGCGTTTGAGACGCTGGGTGCGCTGCGCGTGCAGCTTAAGACGGATCTTTTGAATGAGAAGTCGCAGCGGGCGATCGAGCGCATCGGCGGGTTGCGCGAGGGCGTCCTGCGGCGCTACCAGGCCACGCGCGGCGGACGGCAGCGGGACACGGTGATGTACAGCATCCTTTCAGAGGAATGGCCGGCGGTTAAGGCACGGCTGGAGAGGTTGCTGGTCGGGTGAGACCTGATGGGCGGCGCGGATCAGGCGCACACGGCGCGGCGAACGACGGTACTACAGGCGATCTGACGCCGGTGAAGCCGGTACGTCAACCCGCCGCTTGGCGCGGCGGGTTCGGACGAACGGCTGCGACCGTGAGGGAGCGGTCGGCGGCGGTCTGGCGGTTGCGTGCAGAACGCCGCGCTGTCAGATTATCGTCCGAGGACTATCCGCCGCCCCCTTTATGGAGTTTGACATGAAAGCGCCGTCGCTCTCGCGCCGTGAGTTTGTCCACTCGGCTTCCGCCCTTGCCGCCGTTCTGGCGCTTCCGGGCGTGGCGCGGGCGCATGATGAGCACGAGGGCAAGCCCGCCGCCGCGACTCGCAAGCGGGCGCTGCGGATCGCGCACCTCACCGACATGCACGTGCAGCCGGAGCGGAAGGGCGATCAGGGCTTCACCGCGTGCCTGCGGCACTTGCGGGCGCAGAAGGATCCGGCCGACCTGATCCTGTTCGGCGGCGACACGGTGTTTGACTCGTTCGATGAGAACGAGTCGCGGACCCGGATGCTGTGGGAGCTGTGGCAGAAGCTTCTGAAGGACGAATGCGGCACGGAGCATGCCTGCTGCATCGGCAACCATGACATCTGGGGCTGGAACAAGTCCAAGAGCGGAACCAGCGGAAGCGAAGCGCGCTACGGCAAGCGGTGGGTGCTCGAAATCTTCGGCGTCGAGAAGCCCTGGCGCAGCTTCGACAAGGGCGGGTGGCACTTCATCATTCTCGACAGCACGCAGCCCGACGGCGGCGACGGCTACATCGCCAAGCTGGATGATGAGCAGTTCGAGTGGCTCCAGGGCGACCTGGCGGCCACGCCGGCGACGACGCCCGTGCTCATCCTGTCGCATATCCCGATCCTGAGCGCGGCGGCGTACATGGGAAACGGCGCCGAGAAGAGCGGCAACTGGGTGGTCTCGGGTTCGGTGATGCACCGCGACGCGCGGCGGCTGAAGAACCTTTGCCGCAAGCACGCGAACGTCAAGCTCGCGTGCAGCGGACACCTGCACCTGGTCGACCGCGTGGACTACCTCGGCGTGAGCTACCTGTGCAACGGGGCGGTTTCGGGCGGGTGGTGGAAAGGCGCCAACCAGGAATGCGAGCCGGGCTACGCGATGATCGATCTGTTCGCCGACGGGGGATTCGAGAGTCAGTACGTCGAGTACGGCTGGAAGGCGGCCGCGGACGCGTAGGCTATCCCAACGCTCTTTCCGAGCCTTTTTTCCGAGCCGCGATCGTTCCGGCAGCCGCGGAGCGGCGAAAGAACAAAGCCCACGGCGTCAGCCGTGGGAACCCGGCCGGGAACCTCCGCATCCCCAAAATTCGCAGCCCCGCAGGGGCGAACGAAGCGACGGACGCGGGAGGCGCCCCGGTTCTTTCGCCCCTCCGGGGCTGCGTTGCGTCGCGGACGTCTTTCCCACGGCTCACGCCGTGGGCATTACTCTTTTGCCCCTGACGGGGCTGAAAATGGTGCCGCGCTACTCTTTCGGATTGCTGGGCTGCACCGGCGTTTCGACGTCGCCTTGCGTGTCTTCCTTGGTCCGGCGCGGGTTGGCGGCGCGGAATTCCTTCATGCCTTCGGGTTCGGGAAAGGCCCGGGCCGCTTCGAATTCCCACTCGTCGCATTCGGCGGCCAGCCCCTCGATCAGGTCGTCGTACACCCAGCGTTTCAGGTTCGGCGGGGCCGCGCGCCACAGCCGGGCCTTGAAGACCACGCCGTTGGGGTTCATCGTAGGCACGCTCAGCTTGAAGCGCAGCACGTCGGTCTGAATGTCCTGGAAGGGCGGAAGCCGCAGCTTGTCGGAGGTCTGCTTGTACTTTTCCTTCATGTACTCGCGCCACAGCTCCAGGCTCTTGTCGACCAGCTTGTTGTAGCGCGTCACGTCCCCATCGGCCAGGGAGTCATATCCCAGGCTCAGGAGCATCGCGATGGCGGTGACGGTTTCGCGTGGGCCGTCGATCGTCTCGAAGAAGCTTTCCATCACGAACTGGCTCAGCGACTTGGCGTAGCGCGGCTCCGGCTGGCCGAGCGGGTCGCGCCCGTAGGTGTCGCGGAGGTACTCGAAGTAGCGCTGCGCCTCGGCCTCTTCGTCGGCCAGGTAGAGCAGGCGGATGGCCTCGGTCAGGAAGTTCACGTGGCCGATGCGGAACGTCTCGCCCGCGCCGCGGGCGTCGTCGCCGGGGTCGACATCCAGCAGCGGGCCGTAGCGGATGTAGGCCTGGTGCATCGGCTCGATGAAGTGAACATCAGGCGACTGGTTCAGATAGGAGAGGTGAATTTTCTCCGTGTCCGGCTCAAAGGTGACCTTGTTGTAGTTGAACAGCTCGCGCAGGCTGAAGAAGACCAGGCGCGCGGTGTTGGTCTTGTCGTTCGAGAAATTGTGGATTGTCTCGCCGCCGCGGATGAGGGCTTCGCTGACCCAGTAGAGGCCCTGCGACGCGACGTGGCGCCAGTCGACCGGGCCGAACTGCCTCAGCACGTAGAGCATGCGTTCGGGCGTGAGCCGGTAAACCTCGGTCAGCGCCTTGCGCTGCATGTATTGGGTCAGCAGCAGGCCGCCGGGATTTCCGGCCTTGACGCCCAGGATCTGGTCGAACTGCTCGACGCGGCGGGTTTCGGCGACTTCTTCGGTTGTCGCGGCCTGGTCCTTTTTCTTTTCGCGCGAAATCGAATTGCGTACGGAGGGCTGAGCGACGAGCTTCAGGCGTCGCTCGAAAAACGTCCAGGCCAGACCGCCCTGCGCCCAGTAGGCCTCTTCGGTGAGCGCGTCGTCGACGATGTTCACGCCCAGCGTCCGCAGCTTGGCGACCATCGCTTCCGTCTCAGGCGCCCGGGTGAACAGCTCGTCCAGCGTGCGCGGCGCGTCCGCGATCGCCTGAATGCGGTCGATGGCCGCCTTGCGCACCAGGTCGAACCCGGTCGACTCGGAAGCGCCCGGGACGGCGGCCGGCGTCTCGCCGGCCGGGGATGGGGTCTTCTGCGTAGGCGGCGGCGGAAGCGCATGGCCCTCGGCGGCGGCGGCCTTTCGCTTCTCGGCGTCGAACTGCTCGCGGGTGCGCTCGGCCTTTTGCAGCAGCGGGTCGGCGACGA contains:
- the ydaF_2 gene encoding putative ribosomal N-acetyltransferase YdaF, whose amino-acid sequence is MFTNPIIPVTLAGRHVRLAPLTLEHAPGLLAAGRDEPIWTWLIREPLRSVDDARGYISDALEQQARGTQLAFVTLDAACGEVIGSTRYLNILPADRVLEIGWTWLSVARQRTAANTECKYLLLRHAFETLGALRVQLKTDLLNEKSQRAIERIGGLREGVLRRYQATRGGRQRDTVMYSILSEEWPAVKARLERLLVG
- the cpdA gene encoding 3',5'-cyclic adenosine monophosphate phosphodiesterase CpdA, whose amino-acid sequence is MKAPSLSRREFVHSASALAAVLALPGVARAHDEHEGKPAAATRKRALRIAHLTDMHVQPERKGDQGFTACLRHLRAQKDPADLILFGGDTVFDSFDENESRTRMLWELWQKLLKDECGTEHACCIGNHDIWGWNKSKSGTSGSEARYGKRWVLEIFGVEKPWRSFDKGGWHFIILDSTQPDGGDGYIAKLDDEQFEWLQGDLAATPATTPVLILSHIPILSAAAYMGNGAEKSGNWVVSGSVMHRDARRLKNLCRKHANVKLACSGHLHLVDRVDYLGVSYLCNGAVSGGWWKGANQECEPGYAMIDLFADGGFESQYVEYGWKAAADA
- the prkC_8 gene encoding Serine/threonine-protein kinase PrkC, yielding MSSSSEPPNRDDDLVTAAARQIETLRAADEARVEASRRAHAFAGYELLGERHRGGQGVVYEALQRATKRKVAIKVLYDGPEAGLTSRRRFEREVEILSQLRHPNIVTVHDSGETEGRFFYVMDLVQGVPLDRWFEARRAQRDAEGSWYKTSRATIEPTLTLFAKICDAVNAAHLRGVIHRDLKPGNVLIDGAGEPRVLDFGLAKFTVALPDDPSSMVTMTQTGQFIGSLPWSSPEQASGAASDTDTRTDVYALGVLLYQAITGQYPYRVVGSISDVVHEICHTEPKSLQATLRDSVATARGAARLRLVDDELETIVAKCLSKDRERRYQTAGDLARDLRHYLSREPIEARRDSRWYILKKQLARHRIAVGVAAAFVVTVTAGLAVSLNFWRQASVQRDLALRNEQAARKRFDEVRKLARVFIFDMNDRIAPLAGATPVRQALVSTALKYLESLALDAGDDAELLSELADSYDRIGDVQGNPGAPNLNDSAGAMASYEKALALRRKLLEADPKNPERLRSLSKTQLNIGDMLNVVGRLQDGLAQYDASRALIQPLYDAAPGDPRLIRDLAIVLDRIANGHEQMGRFDAALDAVRASRELHRQFLKALPENKGRRTNLASADMHLGDILLNLGRPGEALECYRSAAGQLAALADEDPANTRRQRDVALAQERIGNAAFELGCYDDALPIYERRVETARQLLEADPTNAMLRFDLPICCSQLGILLLQLDRPAEALEWFLDSAAAAQEVAQANPGNRDARLSVAMRLFQVGDALAKLRRNETAEAVYRDVLAMYDELCEADPDNADAATYAARTCFNLGAVTQNRAELAPPEQAIELLRAARKWYVRCGETFEAMQKRGMGGTDGARAVTFVPETIAKCDEAIAECVRRAAAATQPASGS